A single region of the Triticum dicoccoides isolate Atlit2015 ecotype Zavitan chromosome 2B, WEW_v2.0, whole genome shotgun sequence genome encodes:
- the LOC119368537 gene encoding uncharacterized protein LOC119368537, giving the protein MDAGQFVIPILGIIGAAAATFYAVSFMEIREKSLEDLDDKYSEYEEGGGRQRRARRRSGRQAKKRND; this is encoded by the exons ATGGACGCCGGGCAATTCGTCATCCCGATCCTCGGCATCATCGGCGCCGCGGCCGCAACCTTCTACGCCGTCAGCTTCATGGAGATCCGGGAG AAATCACTGGAGGATCTGGATGACAAGTACTCCGAGTACGAGGAGGGCGGCGGGCGGcagcgccgggcgcggcggaggtCCGGCCGCCAGGCGAAGAAGCGGAATGATTGA